One genomic segment of Paenibacillus thermoaerophilus includes these proteins:
- a CDS encoding MogA/MoaB family molybdenum cofactor biosynthesis protein, with the protein MRWRVALLTASDKGSRGEREDTAAQVIRELVEEELQGEIVEYRVVPDETDEIIASLIEMTEYFQAHLIFTTGGTGLLERDVTPEATRQVIDREVPGLAEAMRAAAVRKDRRYVLHRGIAGLRGRTLILNLPGTPEGVHAHLAAVLEDLPVALLTLNRRTAPSPSDVL; encoded by the coding sequence ATGCGCTGGAGAGTCGCATTACTGACGGCAAGCGACAAAGGCTCGCGTGGCGAGCGCGAAGATACGGCCGCTCAAGTCATCCGCGAGCTGGTGGAAGAGGAATTGCAGGGCGAGATTGTGGAATATCGGGTCGTGCCCGACGAAACCGATGAAATCATCGCGTCGCTGATCGAGATGACGGAGTATTTCCAAGCGCATCTGATCTTTACCACGGGCGGGACCGGATTGCTGGAGCGGGATGTGACGCCGGAAGCTACGAGGCAGGTCATCGACCGCGAAGTGCCGGGTTTGGCCGAAGCGATGCGCGCGGCGGCCGTTCGCAAGGACCGGCGGTATGTCCTGCACCGGGGCATCGCGGGCTTGCGCGGACGCACGCTGATCCTGAACCTTCCGGGCACGCCCGAGGGCGTTCACGCCCATCTGGCGGCCGTGCTTGAGGATTTGCCCGTCGCGCTGCTGACGCTGAACCGCCGGACGGCCCCTTCGCCATCCGACGTGCTGTGA
- the tatC gene encoding twin-arginine translocase subunit TatC — protein MAVASDSGRSRGKSADELPVLEHLGELRRRLIYCIVFLVIAMGVGLFFAGSVIEFLKTQPPAKDITWNAFAPWEPIRLYMMFAFIIGLAASLPFILWQIWLFVRPGLRPDERRATVKYIPAGVILFLLGLAFGYFVVFPMAFYFTSSVAQNLNITETYGIAQYFSFMLNILLPIALLFELPIAVMFLTRIRVLSPARLRKLRRFAYLALVIVAAFVTPPDVISDILVSVPMIALYEASVLMSAWVYRRRQAEDEAWEKRWADAEPEAAD, from the coding sequence GTGGCGGTAGCCAGCGATTCCGGCCGATCCCGGGGCAAGTCCGCAGATGAACTGCCCGTGTTGGAGCATCTCGGCGAGCTGCGGCGCCGGCTCATCTATTGCATCGTTTTTCTTGTGATCGCGATGGGGGTTGGCCTGTTTTTCGCCGGTTCGGTGATCGAATTTTTGAAGACGCAGCCGCCGGCCAAGGATATCACTTGGAACGCGTTCGCTCCGTGGGAGCCGATCCGCTTGTACATGATGTTCGCGTTTATCATCGGTTTGGCGGCGTCGCTGCCGTTCATCCTGTGGCAGATCTGGCTGTTCGTGCGGCCGGGGCTGCGGCCGGACGAACGGAGAGCAACGGTCAAGTACATCCCGGCCGGCGTCATCTTGTTTTTGCTCGGGCTTGCGTTCGGATACTTCGTCGTGTTCCCGATGGCGTTTTATTTCACTTCGAGCGTGGCCCAAAACCTGAACATCACGGAAACGTACGGCATCGCGCAATATTTTTCGTTTATGCTGAATATATTGCTGCCGATCGCCCTGCTGTTCGAACTGCCGATCGCGGTGATGTTTCTGACGCGCATCCGCGTGTTGAGCCCTGCCCGGCTGCGCAAGCTGCGCCGGTTCGCCTATCTCGCTCTGGTCATCGTCGCGGCTTTCGTGACGCCGCCCGACGTCATCTCGGACATCTTGGTATCGGTGCCGATGATTGCGCTGTACGAAGCGAGCGTGCTGATGTCGGCATGGGTTTACCGCCGCCGGCAAGCCGAGGACGAGGCATGGGAAAAACGATGGGCGGACGCCGAACCGGAAGCGGCGGACTGA
- a CDS encoding 5-formyltetrahydrofolate cyclo-ligase, whose translation MKNELRRRMLACRREMDELTYERRSRLLSDRLIDLLRLRLVRSPEEGGPQAPWMLYVPAKRRREPDIEPVLRWIWSTGRPLLLPRVKDAGGAMEACLVTAPDQLAPGAFGLLEPAPDIPAYGRPQDIPLMLLPGLAFDGNGYRLGYGGGYYDRFLERLRLLRRAAGMTPDLPELWAASFEFQRVPRVPAEPHDMPVSRLVTEAGVYDFPGGEPR comes from the coding sequence TTGAAAAACGAGCTGCGACGGCGGATGCTTGCCTGCCGGCGGGAGATGGACGAGCTTACCTACGAACGGCGGTCCCGGCTGCTGTCCGACCGACTGATCGACCTCTTGCGGTTGCGCCTGGTTCGGTCGCCGGAAGAGGGCGGCCCCCAGGCCCCCTGGATGCTCTATGTGCCCGCCAAGCGGCGAAGGGAACCCGATATCGAGCCGGTGCTGCGATGGATCTGGTCGACGGGCCGGCCGCTGCTGCTTCCCCGCGTGAAGGATGCCGGCGGCGCGATGGAAGCGTGCCTCGTGACCGCGCCGGATCAGCTTGCGCCGGGGGCGTTCGGCTTGCTGGAGCCGGCGCCGGACATTCCCGCTTACGGTCGCCCGCAGGATATACCGTTGATGCTGCTGCCCGGGCTCGCTTTCGACGGCAATGGGTATCGTCTCGGCTACGGCGGGGGGTATTACGACCGGTTTCTCGAACGTCTCCGCCTCCTCCGGAGGGCGGCCGGCATGACGCCCGATCTTCCGGAATTGTGGGCGGCGTCGTTCGAATTTCAGAGAGTGCCCCGGGTGCCGGCCGAGCCGCACGACATGCCGGTCAGCCGGCTTGTCACGGAAGCGGGCGTTTACGATTTTCCGGGGGGTGAGCCACGATGA
- a CDS encoding molybdopterin-binding protein has translation MLREVRVHDAVGLRLAHDLTQIIPGQFKGRLFRKGHVIAEEDIPALLSIGKEHIYVLELEPGELHEDDAALRMAEAVRGGRLDMTEPSEGKVVLKAAIQGLARVDEQLIHAVNDLDEVAMATIRDLTVVEPGQPVVGTRVIPLVVAESRIAEVERLAGEARRLAAAEGRTGPVEVLPFRPMRAGVITTGSEVYSGRIEDRFGPVVRAKLERFGSTVAEQRFVSDRSDDIVREIRYFREAGVDLILVTGGMSVDPDDRTPGAIRQAGARVVSHGTPMLPGSMLMMAYLDDVPIMGLPGSVMHDPYTVFDVLLPRVLAGVPVSRSDIRRLGYGGLHSTRG, from the coding sequence TTGTTGCGCGAGGTTCGCGTGCATGATGCGGTCGGCTTGAGGCTGGCGCACGATCTGACGCAGATCATACCCGGACAGTTCAAGGGACGGCTGTTCCGCAAAGGGCATGTGATTGCGGAGGAGGATATCCCGGCCCTGCTGTCGATCGGCAAGGAACATATCTACGTGCTGGAGCTTGAACCCGGCGAGCTGCACGAGGACGATGCCGCGCTGCGAATGGCCGAGGCGGTGCGCGGCGGCCGGCTCGACATGACGGAGCCGAGCGAAGGCAAAGTCGTGCTGAAAGCGGCGATTCAAGGCCTGGCCCGGGTGGACGAGCAATTGATTCACGCGGTGAACGACCTGGACGAGGTTGCCATGGCGACCATTCGCGATCTGACGGTTGTCGAGCCCGGACAGCCGGTCGTCGGCACGCGCGTTATTCCGCTTGTCGTGGCGGAGTCCCGAATCGCCGAAGTGGAGCGGCTAGCCGGGGAGGCGCGTCGGCTGGCCGCGGCCGAAGGGAGAACCGGGCCCGTCGAAGTGCTGCCCTTCCGGCCGATGCGGGCGGGAGTCATTACGACCGGCAGCGAAGTCTATTCCGGCCGCATCGAGGACCGCTTCGGGCCGGTCGTTCGGGCCAAGCTGGAACGCTTCGGCTCCACGGTGGCCGAGCAGCGCTTCGTGAGCGACCGCAGCGACGACATCGTTCGCGAAATCCGGTATTTCCGCGAGGCGGGCGTCGATCTCATCCTGGTGACCGGCGGCATGTCCGTCGATCCGGACGACCGGACGCCGGGGGCGATTCGCCAGGCGGGCGCCCGCGTCGTCAGCCACGGCACGCCGATGCTGCCGGGCTCGATGCTGATGATGGCGTATTTGGATGACGTGCCCATCATGGGCCTGCCGGGAAGCGTGATGCACGATCCGTATACCGTGTTCGACGTGCTGCTTCCGCGCGTCTTGGCCGGAGTGCCCGTCAGCCGCAGCGACATCCGCCGTCTCGGCTACGGGGGACTCCACAGCACAAGAGGGTAA
- the gdhA gene encoding NADP-specific glutamate dehydrogenase, protein MTLLQNVNKNDAAAARYVKEVYETVVRRNPHEHEFHQAVKEIFDSLIPIFAKYPIYMEQGILERIVEPERMITFRVPWVDDQGKVQVNRGFRVQYNSVLGPYKGGLRFHPSVNASIIKFLGFEQIFKNALTGQPIGGGKGGSDFDPKGKSEGEIMRFTQSFMTELYRYIGPDVDVPAGDIGVGAREIGYMFGQYRRIRGANEPGVLTGKGVGYGGSLGRKEATGYGCVYFVEEMLKSKGLSFEGSTVVVSGSGNVAIYAIQKATQLGAKVVACSDSNGYIYDPEGINLETVQQLKEVERKRISEYVKHHPHAEYHEGCSGIWSIPCDIALPCATQNEIDEVAARTLVANGVKAIGEGANMPSTLEAIEVFLDNNVLFGPAKAANAGGVAVSALEMAQNSMRYSWSFYDVDRKLHDIMKEIYQQSVEAAEEFGQSGNLVVGANIAGFKRVADAMLAHGVI, encoded by the coding sequence ATGACATTATTGCAAAACGTCAACAAAAACGATGCGGCGGCGGCCAGATATGTAAAAGAAGTGTATGAAACCGTCGTCCGCCGCAATCCTCATGAACATGAGTTTCACCAAGCCGTCAAAGAAATATTCGATTCCTTGATCCCGATTTTCGCAAAGTACCCCATCTATATGGAGCAAGGCATTCTGGAGCGCATTGTCGAGCCCGAGCGGATGATCACCTTCCGCGTGCCGTGGGTGGACGACCAAGGAAAAGTTCAAGTCAACCGCGGTTTCCGCGTCCAGTACAACAGCGTACTTGGACCGTACAAGGGCGGACTTCGCTTCCACCCGTCCGTTAACGCCAGCATCATCAAATTCCTGGGCTTCGAGCAGATCTTCAAAAACGCCCTCACCGGCCAGCCGATCGGCGGCGGCAAAGGCGGCTCGGACTTCGACCCGAAAGGCAAATCCGAAGGCGAAATCATGCGGTTCACGCAAAGCTTCATGACCGAGCTGTACCGCTACATCGGTCCCGACGTGGACGTGCCGGCCGGCGACATCGGCGTAGGCGCCCGGGAGATCGGATATATGTTCGGCCAATACCGCCGCATTCGCGGAGCCAATGAGCCCGGCGTGCTGACGGGCAAAGGCGTCGGCTACGGCGGAAGCCTCGGACGCAAAGAAGCGACGGGCTACGGCTGCGTGTATTTTGTCGAAGAAATGCTGAAATCCAAAGGATTGTCGTTCGAGGGCAGCACGGTCGTCGTCTCCGGCTCCGGCAACGTGGCGATCTACGCGATTCAAAAAGCGACCCAGCTTGGCGCGAAAGTTGTCGCGTGCAGCGACTCCAACGGCTACATCTACGATCCGGAAGGCATCAACCTGGAGACGGTCCAACAACTGAAAGAAGTCGAGCGCAAGCGCATCAGCGAATACGTCAAGCACCATCCGCACGCCGAGTACCATGAAGGCTGCAGCGGCATCTGGTCGATCCCTTGCGACATCGCCCTGCCTTGCGCGACCCAGAACGAGATCGACGAAGTAGCCGCCCGCACCCTCGTGGCGAACGGCGTAAAAGCGATCGGCGAAGGCGCGAACATGCCGTCCACGCTTGAGGCGATCGAAGTATTCCTGGACAACAACGTATTGTTCGGACCGGCCAAAGCGGCGAACGCCGGCGGCGTAGCCGTATCCGCGCTGGAGATGGCCCAAAACAGCATGCGCTACTCCTGGTCCTTCTACGATGTCGACCGGAAGCTGCACGATATCATGAAAGAAATCTATCAGCAGTCCGTCGAAGCCGCCGAAGAATTCGGCCAATCCGGCAACCTCGTTGTCGGCGCGAACATCGCCGGCTTCAAACGCGTAGCCGACGCGATGCTGGCACACGGCGTCATCTGA
- the moaC gene encoding cyclic pyranopterin monophosphate synthase MoaC — MNGLTHFDGEGRARMVDVSDKADTARTAEAETYIEMKPETLERIREGRIGKGDVLAVAQIAGIMAAKQTSQWIPMCHPIPLTGVSLSFEDNGRDRLRIVAAVKTTGKTGVEMEALTAVSAAALTVYDMCKAVQKDMTIGPTRLLSKSGGKNGDYRREPDA; from the coding sequence ATGAACGGACTGACGCATTTTGACGGAGAAGGAAGAGCCCGCATGGTGGACGTGTCGGACAAGGCCGACACGGCGAGGACCGCGGAGGCCGAAACGTATATCGAGATGAAACCCGAGACGCTGGAGCGGATTCGCGAGGGTCGCATCGGCAAAGGAGACGTGCTGGCCGTTGCCCAGATCGCCGGCATCATGGCCGCCAAGCAGACTTCGCAGTGGATCCCGATGTGCCATCCGATTCCGCTGACCGGCGTCAGCCTGTCCTTCGAGGACAACGGCCGGGACCGCTTGCGGATTGTCGCCGCCGTGAAGACGACCGGCAAGACGGGAGTCGAGATGGAGGCGCTGACCGCGGTGTCTGCCGCTGCTCTGACCGTATACGATATGTGCAAGGCTGTTCAGAAAGATATGACGATCGGCCCGACGCGGCTGTTGTCCAAGTCGGGGGGCAAGAACGGCGATTACCGCCGGGAGCCCGATGCTTGA
- a CDS encoding ABC-F family ATP-binding cassette domain-containing protein, which yields MLLQLKHIHKSYGTTAVLTDISMQIQERERIGLVGVNGAGKSTLLKIIAGELSADSGDIIMPKDIRIGYMAQQSGLQSDRSIYEEMRGVFAHLFAMEQELRALETAMADPDTSSDPARLEDVMRRYDALSERFRSLGGYEAEARIRIVLHGMGFGDFPPDTRIPTLSGGQKTRLALAKLLLQEPDLLLLDEPTNYLDIPTLTWLEGYLKGYSGALLIVSHDRYFLDATVTAIYEIERTEAKRYTGNYSRFIEIKETEADIYRKHYEKQQEEIAKLEEFIRRNIARASTTRRAQSRRKQLERMQRLDRPPGELRRAAFAFEIDRTSGNDVLEVSGLTASVGDASNESGRRRLWEGLSFRLTRGEMVALIGPNGIGKSTLLKTLVGQHRPDAGTIRWGSNVKLAYYDQEQTGLNPANTVLEEVWSAFPHLEEARIRTVLGQFLFSGEDVLKRISSLSGGEKARVSLAKLMLLRANVLILDEPTNHLDVYSKEVLEDALLDYEGTVLFISHDRYFLNKLADRVVELDNGGITVYLGNYDDYVEKKKELEFMAAENRRQSGDDPAGAHAEPPAGGSPAKAASSYDAAKQNKRQERSRLRRIEQLEAEISSLEAEQTELQEQLAQPEVYGNYLLVQEKQAALMLLQEKLAERYAEWEQLMEET from the coding sequence ATGCTGCTGCAACTGAAACATATCCATAAGAGCTACGGCACGACCGCCGTACTCACCGATATATCGATGCAAATTCAAGAGCGGGAGCGGATCGGCCTGGTCGGCGTCAACGGCGCGGGCAAATCGACGCTCCTGAAAATCATCGCCGGAGAGCTGTCCGCGGACTCCGGAGACATCATCATGCCGAAAGACATCCGGATCGGTTATATGGCCCAACAGTCGGGCCTTCAGTCCGACCGCTCGATCTACGAGGAGATGCGCGGCGTATTCGCCCACCTGTTCGCGATGGAGCAAGAGCTGCGGGCGCTCGAGACGGCGATGGCCGATCCGGACACCTCGTCCGATCCGGCCAGGCTGGAGGATGTGATGAGGCGGTACGATGCGCTGTCGGAGCGGTTCCGCAGCCTCGGCGGCTACGAAGCGGAAGCCCGGATTCGCATCGTCCTGCACGGCATGGGCTTCGGAGACTTCCCGCCCGACACCCGTATACCGACGCTGAGCGGCGGCCAGAAAACCCGACTCGCCCTGGCGAAGCTGCTGCTCCAGGAACCCGATCTGCTTCTTCTGGACGAGCCGACCAACTACCTGGACATCCCTACGCTCACCTGGCTGGAGGGATACCTCAAAGGTTATTCGGGCGCCCTGCTCATCGTCTCCCACGACCGATATTTTCTCGACGCCACCGTTACCGCGATCTACGAGATCGAACGAACGGAAGCGAAGCGGTATACGGGCAACTACTCGCGATTTATCGAGATCAAGGAGACCGAGGCGGACATCTACCGCAAGCATTACGAGAAGCAGCAGGAGGAAATCGCCAAGCTGGAGGAGTTCATCCGTCGCAACATCGCCAGGGCGTCGACGACGCGCCGCGCGCAGAGCCGCCGGAAGCAGCTCGAGCGCATGCAGCGGCTCGACCGGCCTCCGGGCGAGCTGCGGCGGGCCGCGTTCGCCTTCGAGATCGACCGGACCAGCGGCAACGACGTGCTGGAGGTATCGGGCTTGACCGCGTCCGTGGGCGACGCCTCCAACGAGAGCGGCCGCCGCCGGCTATGGGAGGGATTGTCGTTCCGGCTGACCCGGGGAGAGATGGTGGCGCTGATCGGACCGAACGGGATCGGCAAATCCACCCTGCTGAAGACGCTGGTCGGCCAGCACCGTCCCGACGCCGGCACGATCCGTTGGGGCTCCAACGTCAAGCTGGCGTATTACGACCAGGAGCAGACCGGCCTCAATCCCGCGAATACCGTCCTGGAGGAAGTGTGGAGCGCCTTCCCCCATCTGGAGGAGGCGCGCATCCGGACGGTGCTCGGACAATTTTTGTTCAGCGGGGAAGATGTCCTGAAACGGATATCCTCTCTCAGCGGCGGAGAAAAAGCGCGCGTCTCCCTCGCCAAGCTGATGCTGCTGAGAGCCAACGTGCTGATTCTGGACGAACCGACGAACCATCTTGACGTGTACAGCAAGGAAGTGCTGGAGGATGCGCTGCTCGATTACGAGGGCACGGTGCTGTTCATCTCCCACGACCGGTACTTCCTGAACAAGCTGGCCGACCGCGTGGTGGAGCTGGACAATGGCGGCATTACGGTTTATTTGGGCAATTACGACGATTACGTGGAGAAGAAAAAAGAGCTGGAATTCATGGCCGCAGAAAACCGCCGGCAGTCGGGAGACGACCCGGCCGGCGCCCACGCCGAGCCTCCCGCTGGCGGCTCCCCGGCCAAAGCAGCTTCCTCCTACGACGCCGCGAAGCAGAACAAACGCCAGGAACGCTCGCGCCTGCGCCGGATCGAGCAGCTCGAGGCGGAGATCTCGTCGCTGGAGGCGGAGCAGACGGAGCTGCAGGAGCAGCTCGCCCAACCGGAAGTGTACGGGAACTATCTGCTCGTTCAGGAGAAACAAGCCGCCCTCATGCTGCTGCAGGAGAAGCTGGCGGAACGTTACGCCGAGTGGGAACAACTGATGGAAGAAACCTGA
- the groES gene encoding co-chaperone GroES: MIKPLGDRVVIEPIAKEQTTASGIVLPDTAKEKPQEGKVVAVGSGHLKDGQRIALEVKEGDRVLFSKYAGTEVKIDGRELLILRENDILAVLA, from the coding sequence ATGATCAAACCATTGGGCGATCGCGTAGTCATCGAACCCATTGCAAAGGAGCAAACGACCGCCAGCGGTATCGTTCTGCCGGACACGGCAAAGGAAAAGCCGCAAGAAGGCAAAGTCGTAGCGGTTGGAAGCGGCCACCTCAAAGACGGTCAACGCATTGCGCTTGAGGTAAAAGAAGGCGACCGCGTTCTGTTCTCCAAATACGCTGGGACCGAAGTGAAGATCGACGGACGCGAATTGCTGATCCTTCGCGAAAACGACATCCTCGCGGTACTGGCTTAA
- a CDS encoding twin-arginine translocase TatA/TatE family subunit — MSTIGIPGLILIFLVALLLFGPSKLPELGRAFGRTLREFKNGAKDIIEDDDKERDRKDVTPVAPSIDTEKNEVKDNRRLPD, encoded by the coding sequence ATGTCCACGATTGGTATTCCCGGTTTGATCCTGATTTTCCTGGTCGCTTTGCTGTTGTTCGGTCCCAGCAAGCTGCCCGAGCTCGGCCGGGCGTTCGGACGCACGCTTCGCGAATTCAAAAACGGCGCGAAGGACATTATTGAGGATGACGACAAGGAGCGCGACCGCAAGGACGTCACGCCTGTTGCCCCATCCATCGACACGGAGAAAAACGAAGTTAAAGACAACCGCCGTCTGCCGGACTGA